In the genome of Paralichthys olivaceus isolate ysfri-2021 chromosome 10, ASM2471397v2, whole genome shotgun sequence, the window taaacagGTTTATGCTTCATTCAGTTCACGTCTTTGATGAAACACTTTCAACCTGATGTGATTTAAATTCTGTTTGTTCCAGAAACACGAGAGCGAAGCGCTGTCATcggtgaagaggagggaggaagaggagacggagCTGAAGGAGGCGATGGGGGCGTCGCTGAGCGAGGGATGGTCGCTCCTCCTTCACCTGCTCCACAGACGACAGGAAGTCCTGATGATGGCGTCAGACTTTTACCACCGAGCGCTGGAGGTgagaaacatctggaaacatgAGGGTCAAGGGTCACAGGGAAACAAAGAccagccccctggtggctgcctgcagAACAgcttatttaaatatataaaccctgcctcccccatgttagcagacaaaaatcgtgtgtgtgtgtgtgtgtgtgtgagtgagtgtgtgtgtgagtgtgtgtgtgtgtgtgtgagtgtgtgtgagtgtgtgtgtgtgagtgtgtttgtgtgtgtgtgtgagtgtgtgagtgtgtgtgtgtgtgtgtgtgtgtgtgtgagtgtgtgtgagtgtgtgtgtgtgtgagtgagtgtgtgtgagtgtgtgtgagtgtgtgtgagtgagtgagtgtgtgtgtgagtgagtgtgtgtgtgagtgtgtgtgtgtgtgtgtgagtgagtgtgtgtgtgagtgagtgagtgtgtgtgtgagtgtgtgtgtgtgtgtgaataaataaactGCTTTGATTTATCAGATAAATACAAACTATttgacctgtgacctctgacccctctcGTGCTGCAGTAAAGTGTCCTCTGTCCTTTGTCCCTTCACATGAAGGACAACACTTCAGTGTCTCATGTCTCAGGCGGAGACTTGTCCTTTGGCTGCTGGGGTTTTATTAGcggcagctgctgcagcctttGTCCCACTGAGCTGCTATTTTAACTTGTTTACACTGTGgcagctaacagcagctaacagcagctaacagcagctaacagcagctaacagcagctaacagcagctaacagcagctaacagCTGTTAGCATCCATCACAGTTCTGACTCCGGTTCTTTGTTGACAAACTGCGACGCTAACGGATCAGCTGTTCTATGTGTTAttaataacagcagcagcagctccgtcCATAGAGACtcggcttgggaaccggagggtcaccggttcaagtccagcatggactaAAAGTATGGAAggtgccgaggtgcccttgagcaaggcaccaaaccccccAAATGCTCGCAGGGCGCTTCTcaggggctgcccatcactctaccgagccctttgtgtgtgtgtgtgtgtgtgtgtgtgtgtataaataaaaattagtgtaaaaagaatttccccctCGGggaatcaataaagtatttcttcttcttcttcttcatcaacagttcatataattataataataactgtctctctctctctctctccctctgtctctccctctctctctctctctctctgtagtttGACGTCAGTATCAACAAACTTGAGAATCTTCAGATGAGACCAGACGAAGTTCAGCTCAGATTCGACTCCATGAGAAAAGGTAACTGGTTTGAAACCAGTTTGAAACCAGTTTACAGGAGAGATTGATCTTGAAGCTGATTTAAACTGTAGATTAACTGGTTTAAACTCAAGTTATAGTTAAACAGGTTTGAACCGTAGATAAACCTGGTTCGTGTGTTCGTCTGATTTAAACCGGTTTGGTTGGTCGATGTTAAACGTGTGTAAACATCTGTGGTGTCGTCGTTGTGTTTTGGTTCCAGATGTTCTGCTGAAGTCTCTGCAGGTTTTAAACAGCAGCAACGTTCTGCTGGACAAACTCCAACAGCTGCAGAGCACCGAGGCCCTCCAGAGGAGAGGGGCGGTACTGCaggaccagcagggggcaggggGGTGTGAGGAAATGGTGACACTGACTTTGTTTacattggttttaatttgaatctGGAATAACTCATGTGTAACTTAACTTTGCACTTTACCGTGCCCAGAGTTCTCAGAGCAGCCAGGAGGTGGCGCtgaggctggaggagctggtggagatgcTGCAGGATCGGAGGAGGAGGGCGGACCAGGCCGTcaggctgcagctgcaacaGGCGGAGACAAGTGTCGTGGTCCGAAAGAAAGAGTCTGGATCAGAGGTCAGAGACacggtgacatcatcagtgacatcatcagtgacatcatcagtccAGAGACCCCATTCACAAATATTTTGTCAAACAGCTGAACTGAATGAAACCGTCCAGAAAAGACTGTAAAACCCTCCTGATCTGTCTCCTCCACAGGACTGGACCCTCatcctggaccagaacctggagTCTGAATCcacaccagcagagggcactCACCTGCAGACACATTCCAGAACAGAAGAATCCAGAGACCGTCAGACTGGATCCAGATCAGGTCCAAAGCCTGAGTCCAGTACAGTTCAGAAGCCTAGAGTCAAATTAGTGGTGAGGTCTGGATCTAGATCAGACATTCAGTCTGGATCCAGGTCAGAGGAAACCAGAAAGTTAGAATCAGGATCTAGATCAGAGCTAACATCTAGATCCAGAttagagagaaacaaagacctGCAGTCTGAATCCAGCTCAGAGGACAATGTGGAGCCCCACTTAGGGTCAGACCTGAAGCCTGGATCCAGATCAGACAAGACTGGAAACCTGCagcaacaggaaacaaagaccAACAGGTAACGTTctccatgttcacacacacacacacacacacacacacacacacacacacacacacacacacacacacacacacacacactgagacacaacCCAACATAACCTGcatgattttcttcttctgtggtagTGGGCGGGTGGACAGATACAGTGGAGAAGACCACACCCACCAAGTCCTACCGACCAGTCAGCAGCAAGAGCTGCTATCGTCATGTGAACGTCTTGTGGACAAGGTGATATTTAGATCTTAGACTGAAGAACAATGAAACTGGTTCACActcatacgtgtgtgtgtgtgtgtgtgtgtgtgtgtgtgtgtgtgtgtgtgtgtgttgcaggtgtgGAGCTGggtgcagcagagcagcaatGTGTTGTCTCACAGCTCTGAAGCAGGACGAAACCTGACGGAGGCTGAAGatgctctgaacacacacatgcagctgcacacacaggctgaggcacgcacacacacacacacacacacacacatacacatacacacaggctgaggcacgcacacacacacacacacacacacaaacacacacatacacacaggctgaggcacgcacacacacacacacacgcacacacacacacacacacacacacacacaggctgaagcacgcacacacacacacactcacacacacacacacacacacacacacagtagaaatACAGCAGGTTCCACTGAATCATAAGATGTAAACACTTTGTGAAGGTTAATAAAAACTCAAGTCTGTGaactacaactcccatgatgcatttcAATAAGAGATCCAGACTTGATATTTAAAGTTATCTGCTCAGCTGATGGTGGCAGATAAACTTTGGTTTGATGAgtcctctgtgttttatttcctgttcagTCAGCGTGTCAGGATGCAGAGAACCTGAAGCAGATCCTGGACCAGGTCCGAGCTCCACACACCGGTCCGAGGGCCGGTCCTGGACAGCTGTCCCCGCTGAGGGCcctcacagagcagctgaagagagggagacagaccaGAACTGATGCCGCTGCTCCGCTGAGTCCTGAACTTGCTGCTCGAGCTGATGTGGTCCTGACGGAGCTGCAGAGTGTGAACAGGACGATAGAgtcaaacctgcagctgctgcacacgTACGTCTTGTTCCTCGGAGCAGCGCAGCAGGTCAGAGTCTGAATCTGAGCTCTGTGTGATgaacagcctgtgtgtgtgtgtggggggggggggggggggagtgaaaTCTAATTATCTTGCTCTGGATCAAAGAGTGAAGTCAGATTTGACAAGTCCTGTCACAGAGCGCCCTCATGTGGTGACACTCTGTTGTTttccagctggaggaggagatagAAGAAGTGAGGGAGGTctacaggaggagaggagaggaggaggagggagaggacgaagaggagaggggggctGCAGACAGTTCCAGGTCaccaccacagaagaagaagagggtggACGCTCGCTGGGAGGAAACGCTGCAGAGGCTCCACGCTGCGCAGGAAGTGGGAAACAGCTTCGTCCAGAttgtcaccatggtaaccaggCTGTCAGGGGTCAGACTGAATGGGTTCTGATACAGTCGTTGAAAAGTAATCAGATTACATGACATGAAGTTACCTGAGGTCAGAGACACGGTGTTACAGAgatctgatgatgtcatcaggaataaagttaaaaaagctGAGGTGATCTGTAACGACAGAatataacagtgtgtgtgtgtgtgtgtgtgtgtgtgtgtgtgtgtgtgtgtgtgtgtgtgtgtgtgtgtgtgtgtgtgtgtgtgtatgtgtgtgcgtgcatgcgtgtgtgtgtgtgtgtgtgtgtgtgtatgtgtgtgagtgtgtgtgtgtgtgtgtgtgtgtgtgtgtgtgtatgtgtgtgtgtgtgtgtgtgagagtgtgtgtgtgtgtgtgtgagtgtgtgtgtgtgtgtctgtgtgtgtatgtgtgtgcgtgcatgcgtgtgtgtgtgtgtgtgtgtgtgtgtgtgtgtgtgtgtgtgtgtgtgtgtgtgtgagagtgtgtgtgtgtgtgtgagtgtgtgtgtgtgtgtgtgtgtctgtgtgtgtatgtgtgtgcgtgcatgcgtgtgtgtgtgtgtattgtcaGGCGTCAGGATCGGGGTTGGACCTGCACTCTGTGGCGTCCGTGGTCCAGCGGACGATCAAGCAGCTCAtcagaaccaaacaggaagtgaatgagCTGCGGAGTCACCATCAAGTCCAGATCCGtcagcaggaagtgacatcacacaggaagtacagagagagactgttaaAGGTCAGCGTTACTGCtctttttattcaaactgtaaatacctgagttttactttaaatgtactTAAATATAGTTACATattgtaaaataagaaaattctAGTAAAGTATGAGTATCTGAGTATTGGTACTTGATTACTGCGCTGTACTCTGTGTGGTCAGGCGCTGCAGGACTTGAGGAGCGTCTCTGAACTGCTGGACTCGTGCACTAACGTGGATCTGGGCTCAGACCTGCAGACCTCCACACTGACAGAGCGCTTCAGTCAGGCCACGCCTCTTTTCACTGTGAGTCATGTGACTCTTTAACTGCCAATAGATACAGGACAGGACATGGAGGGAGAGCAAAGGCTCATGGGAACATgacttttatatcatcaaataacaaacagaTGATTTGGTCAGTCTCTTCTTTTGTCAGCAGCTGGATGCAGAGGTGgagcaggtgatgaggagctggaagaggctgagaggagaccaggaggtggaggaggaggaggaggacaacatGTCTGAGCTTCTGAGGCTCCAGAAGAAAGTGaaggagcagctggagcagagcGAGTGGATCCTGGATCTGAGCAGCAGTTTCCACCTCAGAGCTCAGCAGGTCAGAGTCAGCTGATCACATCTGTGGAGCACGGGGATCGAACACCGAGTGAGAgggcctgtctgtgtctcactgttgtttcctgtgtgtccaGCTGGAGGCGCTGCTGCTCTCGGACTCTGATGGTTCACATGAGAAACAGGAACTGATCCAGAGTCTGTTCAcaacagctgctgcactgaAGACCAACATCTGTACAGCTGCTGCCCAGTGTGTATGTACAACACACCCGACCCGACCCGACCCGACCCGACACAACCCGACCCGACTCGACACGACACGACACCACACGACACGACCCGACCCGACACCACACGACACGACCCGACCCGACACGACACGACCCGACACGACCCGACCCGACACGACACGACCCGACCCGACCCGACCCGACCCGACCCGACCCGACTCGACTCGACCCGACCCGACCCGACACGACACGACCCGACCCGACACGCTGGTCATAAACTGAGAAGAAGTTCCAGCTGCTAAATGCAGGAAGGACAGCTGGTAAAACATCTGCATACGTTACGGCGCCCCCTGGTGACATttggtaaaaatattttacGTGACCACGACATAATAACGTGAATCTGTTGTTTACTAACAAGACGAGTGGGGGTGAAGTGAACCTGACTGATAAACAGTAGTTGTAGTAAGTAGTAACACTTGAATACTGTAATTCTGTTGTATTATGACTTTAATACTGTGGTACTGTAATATTATAGTAGTTTAATACTGCAGTATGATAGTGCTATAACACTGCGGTAGTATTGAAGTACTGTAATACTGCAGTATTAAAACTGTGTGTGCTCTCAGGACTGGGCAGGTTTCAAACTTCAGCAGCTGGAGCTTCGTCTTCTCTCTCTCGACTCGCTCTGCGTCTCGTGGCTGAACGAAGCCGCTCGCCGGGGGGAGGAGCTCCGCAGAGAGCGTGTGACCCGGCAGATCAACGATGACATCGCCCAGGTGAGGTcacagttaccatggtgatctACTAACACACCACACTCTACACACTCAGCTGTAGTTCATGAGTGTGGCCAGCAGAGGCGCTGCAGCTCTCTTTATATACGGTCTGTGATAAATATCTGTCTCGTCTATTTAATGTGTCGACACATTAACATGTTTCGATATTTAAAGACTTTTAATTGAATCAATTATTTTGAAGTTATAATTTGCAGCAGATTTGACAGGAAATGTTCAAACTGTAGATTAAAGATGATTTCACTGTTTAACACTGAATGAAAGGATGAAAGTGTTCAGAGGCGGCTTTGATCTCAGTCTAAATATAAGtgatgtttctcctctgactCACTCTGACTGTCACTGTATcatgtgttcagctgcagttcCTCTAATGGCCActagagtttttttttccatcactgtccacacacatccactagagggcagctcAGAGTCtgagagtttctgacaacaataAACATGGCGACCGTGGAGGAGGTTGTGAGCCTCTCGAGAACCGATCTGTTCTCttaaagttttttaatttctacatCATCACCAGTGTTCGTGCCACTTGAACTTTTAGCTATGCTGCCCCCTGTGATTTCTGGTGGTACtgcattttgtctgtttcttccGCATTGAGCACAAATACGCAGAATACAGGCCGGAGGCTCCGCCTGGTTTCTTATGTATCATAAGTGGTGTGAATGTTTCTACCCAGTCAGCTGCATCCAGGCGAAAGGATGGAGGGGAATGATAAACACGAGGGCGCCCTCTACAGGTGAACCTGTGGAATAGTTGGAACTTTTTTAGCTGGTTACACAGGTTCAGTCTGTCGAGTCACTGAGCAACAactgcaggagagagggagggagagaaaaaggctAAATACAGGCTGAGTCAGCCCATTAACCATCATGCACCTGGTGCTGTGTGTCACCAGCACGTTGAAACCTGAAGACGCAGCTGAGATAAACGTCAGAGactcaaataaaatgtagaaacatTGATGTTGATTGAAATAAAACGTTCCTGCAGATCTAAATAACATTTCCCTGAGGAGCATTAAATCAACCACATGCAGAAAAACCTGTGACAACATGCACAAGCTTCAGGCTCCTTCACTGAGAGAGTCGCTCTCAACAGTCGTGTGGCTCACTTCATACTGTTCAAGATAAGAATAGtcattaaaaatcaaatgtttgtgaTTCAGTATTTACACTTTGCAGACATTTGTCGActtaaaggtcagaggtcaacagaAGATTAGAGGACTGACCTCTGTAGACGTGTTCAGACAATACAGAGCTGAAGTCAGAGGAGAGAGCTGGTTTGTTTTAGGGTttggatgaaaatgaaaatgattccaAAGGTTTTCTGAACATCTGTCAAAGGATCAACGTTTCTGAAATGAGGCTGAAACCTCAAAATAATCTCGTGTCATGAAACAGGATGATAGAACTGAGGCAGCTGAAACGTAACTGCTGAGAGAGTCAAAGATTTTGTTGAACAAACAGAGGATTTAATGAGTCAGATTAGCCTTGAACCTGAGTGACCGAGGATCCTCACGGACACGCAGAGAGACTAAAGATCAACTGTCACCGCTCTGTAACCAAACACCCCCTCTACATATCCCATGATGCCTCAGTCAGATGGTTGAGACGAGTGTGAGCTTCAGGGAGAAGAGTCCCAACGTGACTTAGTGTTTGGACTCTTCACTGCTGAGTCACCTGAAGGAATCCTCAGGAGTGAGTTTGGTTCTATTTCGATCATCACAGACATTCAGAGTATTTCAGTTCAGTAtcctcagagaaacatttttcatcCATCAGCTGAACTCTGACAGACTGAGCTATGTTCGTTTGGGTTCAGTGATGAGATACTTTGTGGTACTTCATGTTGAATTATCTGAGGTACTACAGGGGCATTCTGCCCTCTTGTGGTTAAACTGAAGAACTTCATGGTTCTACTAAGGATCTCTTCTGGATCTGATAAGTACCATGTGGTCCGTTATGGTCTTCTGGGACACCTCTTAAGTCCTCCATTATACCCTTGGGTGGAGTTCAGTGTACTAAATGATTTTCCTGGGTACTTCATATTAGTGTGGGTTAGTTTTAATACTTTGTGGTACTTTGTTACTTGGGGGTGGAAGGAGCCTGAAATGGGACAACGATGCGCTCCACTGTGGCGTGATCGGTCATCGAATGTAGCCTCTGAAGAAGAgacagcttcacttcctgtagGACACCTCATCGCACTTTGTGGTTGTTACTGCATGTGAATCTCTTTTTCATATACCCTGAGGTGTTTTACTTTGACGATCCTTTGTGTAACCTGTGGTACTTTCACACTCCCTGGGTTTCCTCGGACGACTGAGGTTTCTGAGGAGACAGCTTCACTCCGCCTCCAGCTCAGTGTTATAAAAACAGTCCCACCTCCTCAGCCTCTGATTTCATCTCCTTCATCTGTTCATGGGACttcactgtgtctgtctctctctcagctgtctTTAGCTGACAGATCAGCCACATGACACCGCTGCTCCTCCTGTCCGAGGCAGGAATGTCCCACTGGATTTAGACCCTGCCGCTCTAAAAATAATCTCACCAAAGCTCCGTCCACATGCAGTTACCTCAACGCTGAGCGAAAACCCAGCGAGCTTATCAAAGATCAGTTATGATACAACATGAGAAACGATTCAAACCGTTGTCAGCCATGTTGGCAGCTTCAGAGACCACAGTGTTTCTCAAGTACTGCTCAATAGATTTCTATGAACGTTTGTGCTGACtatcatggtccccagaggatttGGATTCTAACCCAAGTTCAATTTCATAACAAACCATCGAGAAGTTGAAGAGACGTTCGCCTGTAACTGAGAGTGTCAGTTTCATGGTGTCGTGTGAATTTAAGGATTCAAGGAATCCTCCTCTGTGGAAATCCATTGAAAAGTTGTCGAGACATTTTGTGGGGCACTGACGTTAACGTTCATGTgaatagaaaaaacaaactccacAGATCAAACCACACAACCACTGGAATCAAACTTCCTCTTCGTGTCATGTTTCAGCTCCGTGATTCCTTAAAGGAGTTGAAGAAACGGTTTAACAACCTGAAGTTTAACTTCCTGAAGAGAAACGACAGGACCAGGAACATGAAGGCTGTCAGgaaccagctgcagcaggtggagctgTATGAGGACAAGCTGCAGGTACATCAACCATCAGAATAACCGGTGTGGGCCGGTACACATCAGTGTCGTACTCCTCTCTCTGACTCGGCCTCACAtttgggagccgtcatgtcgtccttTGTATTTTCAGTCTCAGCTCAGGAAACGCCTGCAGGGACTGAGGGCTCAGCTGGGACTAGAGGGCGTGGCCCGGGAGGTGGAGGACACCGTCaacgagctgcagagacagatggGAGAGTTAGAGCAAAGTGTGAGCGAACATCGAAAAACACTGGACATGACGTGCAGACTGCAGCGagccatggaggaggtgagaataaaactaatgaaataaaaacctgctcaaatcctttaaaaacatttaagtgttgttttcaGTATCAGTCCTGGTGTGAGGAGGCGAGTGCGACCATCACTCGCGTCCAGAAGTTTTCCTCAGACTGTCGCAGCACAGAGGCCGTCACCGTTCTCTATCGACAGTTTGAAAAGTTCGTGTGGCCGACGGTTcctcagcaggaggagaggatcaGTCAGATCGGTGACCTGGCGGTCAGACTGCACGGTGGGTAGCAGCAcacagttttattctgaaagggAACTTCAGCTGCATGAGGGttttaacaaatcatatttTCTTCCATGATTTCCACTGATCACGTGGTGCTaatgtgttttcagcagcaCTGGACAGAACAACATGTGACAAATCAAAATCTAATGTTACGATGACTTTAATGTCCAGATGAATCAGGTGACATCACAGGAGTGTACGTGTGTTgcaggggtggaggaggggcgGCGGTACATCGAGAGGACAGTCAGTAAACACTCTGAGATGGTGGCGTCCATCAGAGAGCTGAGTGACGGACtgatggagctggaggccaaactgaaggtaacaacacacaacatgaacacacaacgTCAACACACAAGGTCAACACACAAGGTCAACACACAACGTCAACACACAACGTCAACACACAACGTCAACACACAACGTCAACACACAAGGTCAACACACAAGGTCAACACACAACGTCAACACACAACGTCAACACACAAGGTCAACACACAACGTCAACACACAACgtcaacacacaacatgaacacacaacgTCAACACACAAGGTCAACACACAACGTCAACACACAACGTCAACACACAAGGTCAACACACAACGTCAACACACAAGGTCAACACACAAGGTCAACACACAAGGTCAACACACAAGGTCAACACACAACgtcaacacacaacatgaacacacaacgTCAACACACAAGGTCAACACACAACGTCAACACACAACGTCAACACACAACGTCAACACACAACGTCAACACACAACGTCAACACACAACGTCAACACACAAGGTCAACACACAAGgtcaacacacaacatgaacacacaacatgaacacacaacgtcaacacacaacatgaacacacaacatgaacacacaacatgaacacacaacgTCAACACACAACATTTAAGCCGAGTCTGTTCCAAAGAAAACATTCAtgttcactgttgtgttttcagctgaaacctgaaaaacagcagcagaacgacggagagaaagaaataaaagaggaagacgaggagcgGACGAGACAGAATGAGATGcgagaagaagagacagaaaagaagttGAGGGAAAATAGAAAGATGAAAACGACGGAGCAGGTGCATGACTGCCGCTCACAGGAAGCTGCCGACATGGTCAAAATAATGACACGTTCAGATTAAAGTgaaacaaatgataaaaagaCGTTTCTCATTCTCCTTTACTGAtttgataaaatattaaatattaccATTCTGAATCTGTCCTGTTCTCCCAGTGCGAGCTGAAGGAGACAGGCCACACCCCCGAACTGACCGGCAAGGATGATTGGAAGGAGGTTCCTGTGAAGAAGCAGAATGCAGCCAATAGGAAGCCTCCGTTGCAGAAGAGCCACAATCAGGAGGCAGACCAACAGGAGGTCACCACAGAGATCAGGTACACTGAGTGAGTCCTAACCTGCTCCTCACCTGCTCCTCACAGGATGAACCACAGCTGCAGAACCCCATTCACCATCATTGTTTCAATCTAcacatgaaaaattaaaaaaatccaaatatcaAAGTGAAACCGACTCTGATGAACCTGAAACACGATTTAAACTTAAAACCTAAATCCATATGGTTCATCCTCTGGTAACAGTGAACGTCTGAACCAAGTTCATTTCACATAATGCTTGTAGATATTCTTCTTAAAGCCATAAATGTGAACACGACAGGAGAGTCACTGTCATTTACTGTAACTCAATTCCTCCGGGGACCATGACAATCCCAATGAGTCGGTTCATCCTGCAGGAGATGATTCTCGTTGACTAATTCGAGATCCACTGTCTGATCTGGGTTACTGAAGTTACAGAACAGAAACTTTataagaaaacaagagaaatctGAAGTTATAACAGAATTTGTTTACAGAGAAGTTTGGTTTCACTTTGTCGTTTCTCCTTCAGCCACAGACACGAGTCAAACTCCTCCTCCTACTGCTCCACCCACACCTTCAGCCTGTCCTGCAGCCCGGTGGAGGCCAGCCGACGCGTCAGCGCCACCCTCAGCCCATTACAGCCCAACTCCACTGAGGCTCAGACCACGCCCCCTTATCCTGTGACTGGCCCATCGCTCTGTGATGTCCAGAGGGAGTGTCAGAGGAAGGAGGTGCAGGTagtttccacttcctgtttattaaACACCACACCTCTGTGAGTGTTTTTCACCAGACGTGTCCATCAAGGATCCACTTTAGATCGACTTTGATTTCCCATTGACAGGATTCTAATGAGCTTCATATTTATAATTCACCAGACACTGATGATCACAAATGTTTGTTCCCTCCAACATGGTGACTGTAAGTTTAGCTCATCTCAGCTGTGgttcttgtcttttcttcagctcctccgTGACTCCTGTGCACTTAATAATTTGCTACACAGATGTAAACATTATAAATAAGATTCCAAGGTAGAAAATCAAGCTTCCTTTAGCAGAGGTTACTGGAAACAACATTATCCTCTTATCTACacttaaaataaatctaataaatCACAAGATACTTTTATATGAAAGTTATTTTGGAATTTGATCGGTCCTCAACATGTGTACATCTGTAGGAATATTCTTCATTAGTTTAAATTAGGAACCTCCCACAGAAAACCTTCTTTATATTCTGGTCCTCAGGATGCGTCCGACCTTTCAGAGGTGGAGCTCCATCAGCAGGAAGTGCTGACCGAAGACTCGCTGTCCAATGATGAATACGAGTGTGCATCACCTGACGATATCTCCCTGCCGCCACTGGCAGAAACACCCGAGTCCGGCTTGGTTCAATCAGACTTTGAGGAGGGCTTCTGTTTCAGTTCCCGCAGCGCCCACGTCAACCAGCACAGCCACCAGGCCCAGTCAGGGCAGAGCGGTACCGGTGCAGTCCAACAACAGAGAGGGTCCAGTCAGACGGAGGGTTATGCCCCTCCTCCGACCAATCATAACAACCCCAGGTCTGTTTGTATCGATAACACAAGTCAGATTCTCACAAGGTGTTTGATGGATGTCAACAATTTACACTTGTTTTGAAACACTAGCAGTCGAGCTTACCCCAAACCaagatgtgtgttttaatgcaaATCAGGAAACATCGGGTCAAACAAGTATAAGTATAAGAAAGCTTGACTTTACAGTTTGATGCTGTGCTGCCACATGTGATCACTGAGCACCGAGCCTTACTGAAGGAGAATCAGATCGTGGTCacatcacacattcacaatCCTGTCAGTGGACATGAGGCGTCGACCATCAATCCACCATCATCCAGAGTTAAGATTCTGTTCTTGTTGTGTATGTTACAGGTTCAGATCAGAGTCCAGTTCATTTGTCCAGAGTCCATTGACAGTTCCTGCTCCAGGCCTCCTCAGCATCCTGCGGACTGAGGAGGCCAGT includes:
- the ccdc141 gene encoding coiled-coil domain-containing protein 141 isoform X3, translated to MKGRGGEENVKLSPSFTTISTIAIQAGQSQLVVSVLRSGSLVHLQLVQVHPGLCEIGWNQEENQKLIQEQQQLIHKLQKHESEALSSVKRREEEETELKEAMGASLSEGWSLLLHLLHRRQEVLMMASDFYHRALEFDVSINKLENLQMRPDEVQLRFDSMRKDVLLKSLQVLNSSNVLLDKLQQLQSTEALQRRGAVLQDQQGAGGCEEMSSQSSQEVALRLEELVEMLQDRRRRADQAVRLQLQQAETSVVVRKKESGSEDWTLILDQNLESESTPAEGTHLQTHSRTEESRDRQTGSRSGPKPESSTVQKPRVKLVVRSGSRSDIQSGSRSEETRKLESGSRSELTSRSRLERNKDLQSESSSEDNVEPHLGSDLKPGSRSDKTGNLQQQETKTNSGRVDRYSGEDHTHQVLPTSQQQELLSSCERLVDKVWSWVQQSSNVLSHSSEAGRNLTEAEDALNTHMQLHTQAESACQDAENLKQILDQVRAPHTGPRAGPGQLSPLRALTEQLKRGRQTRTDAAAPLSPELAARADVVLTELQSVNRTIESNLQLLHTYVLFLGAAQQLEEEIEEVREVYRRRGEEEEGEDEEERGAADSSRSPPQKKKRVDARWEETLQRLHAAQEVGNSFVQIVTMASGSGLDLHSVASVVQRTIKQLIRTKQEVNELRSHHQVQIRQQEVTSHRKYRERLLKALQDLRSVSELLDSCTNVDLGSDLQTSTLTERFSQATPLFTQLDAEVEQVMRSWKRLRGDQEVEEEEEDNMSELLRLQKKVKEQLEQSEWILDLSSSFHLRAQQLEALLLSDSDGSHEKQELIQSLFTTAAALKTNICTAAAQCDWAGFKLQQLELRLLSLDSLCVSWLNEAARRGEELRRERVTRQINDDIAQLRDSLKELKKRFNNLKFNFLKRNDRTRNMKAVRNQLQQVELYEDKLQSQLRKRLQGLRAQLGLEGVAREVEDTVNELQRQMGELEQSVSEHRKTLDMTCRLQRAMEEYQSWCEEASATITRVQKFSSDCRSTEAVTVLYRQFEKFVWPTVPQQEERISQIGDLAVRLHGVEEGRRYIERTVSKHSEMVASIRELSDGLMELEAKLKLKPEKQQQNDGEKEIKEEDEERTRQNEMREEETEKKLRENRKMKTTEQCELKETGHTPELTGKDDWKEVPVKKQNAANRKPPLQKSHNQEADQQEVTTEIRYTDHRHESNSSSYCSTHTFSLSCSPVEASRRVSATLSPLQPNSTEAQTTPPYPVTGPSLCDVQRECQRKEDASDLSEVELHQQEVLTEDSLSNDEYECASPDDISLPPLAETPESGLVQSDFEEGFCFSSRSAHVNQHSHQAQSGQSGTGAVQQQRGSSQTEGYAPPPTNHNNPRFRSESSSFVQSPLTVPAPGLLSILRTEEASVDFFLSSTEAHFTSRSNQVHKSKTTDKFTDVPERRSPSETEPLLNDLNSQFNQPQCTGSQSNSNRNVTSKSETLPQTDPIPHPADQSPTLQSNYCPQPLNGPDTDIHKDKTPLQDTGFLKCGFDQDTNFSQTRKETSVVSKPDSPTNTSSVTQQNVFIQSSHSDTLPQERNSHSSPHKSSLSQNKTKNYLIPHARGFAQSPNLTDSVVHNDRTLPPDIRTCLQTNTSLLQHNNLPQSFPDSSLDQSELSTQPSKETSSVKTVYCQSSSSDSPCNVPQAGITLRAKQDDLPDVHVPNNTELESNRFSNKQSHITVYSVHESLTQCVHDPGMSPSSTAKPTAPPLPQTQAHPHPPHLLTSDQDPDICQPMAIREEIRLTPQIHGPPLPAPPLPQAQAESLPRGKASKPGPPCFTRARSRATVKEGSPVTLEVEVTGHPEPTLTWPPHAVTEAVCCLTSCHRGRSRSKDGDTSPGPSPVCDGGKHFLFIPEALDSDGGLHDVVKHQWLVAEVFDLFSVDWQTWFGTLCVLLWLLYLILL